In the Candidatus Binatia bacterium genome, one interval contains:
- a CDS encoding response regulator transcription factor, giving the protein MAREKIGVIIVDDHPIFRDGLRQCLEARPELQLMAAVGSGEEMWHAIGEHGSPHIVLMDVEMPGQGGIELTQLLHERYPDIRVVMLTAFSDSERVFAALKAGAVGYLLKNAPPGEICAAVERAAQGEPMLSGEIAGRVLREFERERQEDRYREQLAGLTPREEEILKLLATGESNREIGKRLFISEQTVKNHVASIFRKLQVNDRTKAALLAVKFGLGGKDTR; this is encoded by the coding sequence GTGGCGCGCGAGAAAATTGGAGTGATCATCGTCGACGATCATCCCATCTTCCGGGACGGTCTGCGGCAATGCCTCGAGGCCCGTCCGGAGCTGCAGCTGATGGCCGCGGTCGGCAGCGGCGAGGAAATGTGGCATGCCATTGGCGAACACGGGAGCCCGCACATCGTGTTGATGGATGTCGAGATGCCCGGTCAAGGTGGCATCGAACTCACGCAGCTGCTGCACGAACGGTATCCGGACATCCGCGTGGTCATGCTCACGGCGTTCTCCGACTCGGAACGTGTTTTCGCGGCGCTGAAGGCGGGGGCGGTCGGTTATCTTCTGAAGAACGCTCCCCCGGGGGAGATCTGCGCTGCCGTGGAGCGAGCCGCGCAAGGCGAGCCGATGCTCTCCGGAGAAATCGCCGGGCGCGTCTTGCGGGAGTTCGAGCGCGAGCGTCAAGAGGACCGCTATCGCGAGCAGCTGGCGGGCCTCACGCCGCGCGAGGAGGAGATCCTCAAGCTGCTGGCGACGGGCGAGTCGAACCGCGAAATCGGCAAACGTCTCTTCATCAGCGAGCAGACGGTGAAGAACCACGTCGCCAGCATTTTTCGCAAGCTGCAGGTGAATGACCGTACGAAGGCGGCGCTGCTCGCCGTGAAGTTCGGCCTGGGCGGCAAGGACACGCGGTGA
- a CDS encoding HAMP domain-containing sensor histidine kinase: MKTIGRLALRTLVILAGSGVAVASLLSFRAADWPIYAVFLIVSVLLFLPYVEVLPTVALPIPEMAATIGFLYIGGLPIILLRNIAPLFMRVLRGILPERWKERLPQLRSAAPTVRREFFAVGWRADTEVNAGAAAEWAAFTLGMGIRWWIVSRLVPHALPVGASGAMVVAEAGGYVTWGLLSILPIYPDRPLLALSSGGKLRAALTDIGLIVVLALTPFVFLIAYGFRAHGLSGAAGWSLSALGLHFMLKRLNERRLMVEEQNRRLGSLNRELEHRERLSAIGKMSSVVSHQILQQLGVIGIYADLIRNADPEGDPPVVLAQARHNAAAIEVALHDVNRVLTDLLVFSKDLRLNLYEHPLARVIEECLDECRAEAREHGISLRADCPPGISLMLDKLKMKQAITNVVRNAVEASQPAGEVAVRATVRNGRVEVTISDQGPGVPERDRDAVFTPFFTTKDHGTGLGLAIAREFTEAHGGQLDVEGPKGTAGATFVFTLPLKRP; the protein is encoded by the coding sequence GTGAAAACGATCGGGCGCCTGGCTCTCCGTACGCTGGTGATTCTTGCCGGCAGCGGTGTTGCGGTTGCCAGCCTCTTGTCTTTTCGGGCCGCAGACTGGCCCATCTACGCGGTGTTTCTGATCGTCTCCGTTCTCCTGTTCCTGCCGTACGTCGAGGTGCTGCCCACGGTCGCACTGCCCATCCCGGAGATGGCGGCAACAATCGGTTTTCTCTACATCGGCGGCCTGCCGATCATTCTCTTGCGGAACATCGCCCCGCTTTTCATGCGGGTGTTGCGCGGGATACTGCCGGAACGCTGGAAGGAACGCTTGCCGCAGCTGCGCTCCGCGGCACCGACGGTGCGCCGTGAATTCTTTGCGGTTGGTTGGCGAGCGGACACTGAGGTGAACGCCGGCGCCGCCGCCGAGTGGGCGGCGTTCACCTTGGGCATGGGGATCCGTTGGTGGATCGTGTCTAGGTTGGTGCCACACGCGTTGCCGGTAGGCGCCTCAGGCGCCATGGTCGTGGCGGAAGCGGGAGGATACGTCACCTGGGGGCTGCTCTCCATCCTGCCGATCTATCCCGACCGCCCCCTTTTGGCGTTGTCGTCCGGGGGGAAGCTGCGGGCGGCGTTGACCGATATCGGCCTCATCGTGGTGCTGGCCCTGACGCCCTTCGTGTTTCTCATCGCCTACGGATTCCGCGCCCACGGGCTGTCCGGGGCTGCGGGCTGGTCACTCTCGGCGCTCGGCCTGCACTTCATGCTCAAACGGCTGAACGAACGCCGACTGATGGTGGAAGAGCAGAACCGCCGCCTGGGAAGCCTCAACCGGGAGTTGGAGCATCGGGAGCGGCTTTCCGCCATCGGCAAGATGTCGTCTGTGGTCTCGCACCAGATCCTGCAGCAGCTCGGCGTCATCGGGATCTATGCCGACCTGATTCGTAACGCCGATCCCGAAGGCGACCCCCCGGTGGTGCTGGCGCAGGCGCGTCACAACGCCGCCGCAATCGAAGTCGCGTTGCACGACGTCAACCGGGTGCTCACCGACTTGCTGGTGTTCAGCAAGGACCTGCGCCTCAATCTCTACGAGCATCCGCTGGCTCGCGTCATCGAGGAATGCCTCGACGAGTGCCGCGCCGAGGCGAGGGAGCACGGTATTTCGCTGCGCGCCGACTGCCCGCCGGGGATCAGCCTCATGCTGGACAAGCTCAAGATGAAGCAGGCCATCACCAACGTCGTGCGCAACGCGGTGGAGGCCTCGCAGCCAGCGGGTGAGGTGGCGGTGCGGGCTACGGTCCGCAACGGCAGAGTCGAGGTCACGATCTCAGACCAGGGCCCGGGCGTCCCCGAACGGGATCGAGACGCGGTGTTCACACCGTTCTTCACCACCAAGGATCACGGCACCGGCTTGGGCCTTGCGATTGCGCGGGAGTTCACCGAGGCGCACGGCGGACAGCTCGACGTGGAGGGCCCCAAGGGCACCGCGGGCGCAACCTTCGTGTTCACGCTGCCGCTCAAACGTCCTTAG
- a CDS encoding ArsA-related P-loop ATPase gives MATIESLFRKRLVICVGAGGVGKTTTAAALALAGALRRRRTAVITVDPARRLKDALGLDGLSMEPQSVAVDSVHFDALALDTKRTFDALIERFAPNPAVSARILANRLYQELSNELAGSAEYMAMEKLHELLHLHRYQVLVVDTPPSAHARDLLAAPNRVTNLLASRAVSLLQAPAALLSGAPSSVARVALFPLLKALQRWTGLHLLHDLADLAAGFEHMIEGFHTRAEEVSRLLRAPSTAFVLVTTPEPHTVETAISFHRELTDGGFPVAGIVANRVLAFPRLDEETVPTAAWDERLRSKLLRNYRELQELSQRDRRTLRKLQGETGAPLLAVVPAVTVAPTTLAGLERFARLLL, from the coding sequence ATGGCGACCATTGAAAGTCTCTTCCGCAAGCGGCTGGTGATCTGCGTCGGCGCCGGGGGGGTGGGGAAGACCACCACCGCGGCGGCCCTGGCCCTTGCCGGCGCTCTGCGGAGACGGCGCACGGCTGTCATTACGGTGGACCCGGCGCGCCGGCTGAAGGATGCGCTGGGTCTGGACGGCTTGTCGATGGAGCCACAATCGGTGGCAGTCGACTCGGTCCACTTCGACGCGCTGGCCTTGGATACGAAGCGGACCTTCGATGCGCTGATCGAGCGCTTCGCGCCGAACCCGGCTGTGTCTGCACGCATCTTGGCCAACCGCTTGTACCAGGAGTTGTCGAATGAACTTGCCGGTTCGGCGGAGTACATGGCGATGGAGAAACTGCATGAGCTGCTGCACCTGCATCGCTACCAGGTGCTCGTCGTCGATACCCCACCGAGCGCGCACGCCCGCGACCTGCTGGCCGCCCCCAATCGCGTCACCAATCTCTTGGCCTCACGCGCCGTGAGCTTGCTACAGGCTCCCGCCGCGCTGCTCTCGGGAGCCCCGTCGAGTGTGGCACGTGTGGCGCTCTTCCCACTGCTGAAGGCGCTGCAGCGTTGGACCGGGCTCCATCTGCTCCATGACCTGGCCGACTTGGCCGCTGGTTTCGAGCACATGATTGAGGGCTTTCACACGCGCGCCGAGGAAGTGAGCCGTCTGCTGCGCGCTCCCAGCACGGCATTTGTCTTGGTGACGACGCCCGAGCCGCATACCGTCGAGACGGCGATCAGCTTTCATCGCGAGCTGACTGACGGTGGGTTTCCGGTGGCCGGCATCGTGGCGAACCGGGTGCTGGCCTTCCCGCGTCTTGACGAAGAGACAGTACCGACGGCCGCATGGGATGAGCGGCTGCGGTCGAAGCTGCTACGCAACTACCGCGAGTTGCAGGAGCTGTCCCAACGCGACCGCCGCACCCTACGGAAATTGCAGGGGGAAACCGGGGCGCCCTTGCTGGCGGTTGTGCCGGCCGTGACCGTCGCACCGACCACCCTGGCGGGATTAGAGCGGTTTGCGCGGCTGCTGCTGTAA